One window from the genome of Candidatus Chlorohelix allophototropha encodes:
- a CDS encoding Fur family transcriptional regulator produces the protein MGTIVKTSAGEEIMQKISDSGYKLTESRRVVVELALKHEGHFSAADLYETIKSEAPSVGRATVFRTLDLLTSMQLLEKIHLGDGCHSYVVCQSRHHHHLICNTCGLTIDFENCHLNELLQDLSRLTNFSIKGHWLEVFGQCERCQNKEQFAVVGSIMKKDS, from the coding sequence ATGGGTACTATCGTAAAGACTTCAGCCGGCGAAGAAATAATGCAGAAAATCAGCGATTCGGGTTATAAACTAACCGAGTCGCGTCGAGTTGTGGTTGAGCTTGCCCTCAAACACGAAGGTCATTTTAGCGCCGCAGACCTTTATGAAACCATAAAGAGTGAAGCCCCTTCGGTTGGTCGCGCTACTGTTTTTCGCACCCTCGACCTTCTAACGAGCATGCAATTGCTGGAGAAAATACATCTGGGAGACGGTTGCCATAGCTACGTGGTATGTCAAAGCCGCCACCATCACCACCTTATTTGCAACACCTGCGGTTTGACTATAGACTTCGAAAATTGCCATCTGAACGAGTTGCTGCAAGATTTATCCCGCCTGACCAATTTCAGCATTAAAGGACACTGGCTGGAAGTTTTCGGACAGTGCGAACGTTGCCAGA
- a CDS encoding helix-turn-helix transcriptional regulator codes for MTSQPTKDNKWQLFTSHGLVLISLLNKPGKTIREIGYSLDLTERAVSRAITDLIEEGYVVKTRLGRRCFYRVNEDKVLKFPLGIGYEDSPHITVKGLKAENLATHAEHLDNPDDAPVRKKGDKAAVSSV; via the coding sequence ATGACCTCGCAACCTACTAAAGATAATAAGTGGCAGCTTTTTACCTCGCACGGGCTGGTGCTGATTTCGTTGCTGAACAAGCCGGGTAAAACCATTCGCGAGATTGGCTATTCGCTTGATCTCACCGAACGTGCAGTGTCACGGGCTATAACTGACCTAATCGAAGAGGGCTATGTGGTGAAAACCCGCTTGGGGCGGCGTTGCTTTTACCGGGTCAACGAAGATAAAGTTTTGAAATTCCCGCTCGGTATCGGCTATGAAGATTCCCCGCATATTACCGTGAAGGGGCTGAAAGCCGAGAACCTGGCGACTCATGCCGAACATCTGGATAATCCAGATGATGCGCCAGTGCGTAAAAAGGGCGACAAAGCAGCGGTTTCGAGCGTATAA
- a CDS encoding cation:proton antiporter produces the protein MNLVISPVGKLLYTPTAAAASEGMSPVLQFLLVLALVIFAAKAAGYLSTRFGQPAVLGELLAGVILGPSLINLYNLGFIQPENRPYLENTIKIIAELGVIFLMFMAGLETNLSEMFKVGRVAVFSGISGVIFPIAFGILVAMPFGYTFEKSLFIGIILAATSVSISAQTMLELGVLRKREGVALLGAAVFDDVLVVLVLSFYLAMVGGGSGGGALEIIAVILKMAAFFLVTALLGLKVLPWALSRVKKLPISENITATMVVLVLLTAWAAEYLGGVALIVGAFMVGVLAARTRFRHELEEKFRTIIYALLVPVFFVSIGLLVNLGSINGEAWFFAGLVCVAAIVSKIIGCGLGARLTGFNNLSSLRLGVGMVSRGEVGLIVASVGISEGILNQQVYAATVLMVLVTTLFTPFALKLAFRGEKRTDAGIKAAEQVEVSGAN, from the coding sequence ATGAATCTCGTTATCTCACCTGTAGGAAAACTGCTATACACGCCAACGGCGGCAGCAGCAAGCGAAGGCATGAGTCCTGTTTTACAATTTTTGCTTGTGCTGGCTCTGGTTATTTTTGCTGCCAAAGCAGCGGGCTACCTCAGCACTCGGTTTGGGCAACCGGCAGTGCTAGGCGAATTGCTGGCGGGTGTTATTCTCGGTCCTAGCCTAATCAACCTGTACAATCTGGGCTTTATCCAGCCTGAAAATCGCCCTTATTTGGAGAACACCATCAAGATTATTGCCGAATTGGGTGTAATCTTCCTTATGTTTATGGCTGGTCTTGAAACCAACCTAAGCGAAATGTTTAAGGTGGGCAGGGTTGCGGTATTTTCAGGTATTAGTGGCGTAATCTTCCCGATTGCCTTTGGTATTCTGGTGGCAATGCCCTTCGGTTACACTTTTGAAAAGAGCCTGTTTATCGGTATCATACTGGCGGCTACCAGCGTTAGCATATCGGCGCAAACCATGCTCGAACTGGGCGTACTACGCAAACGCGAGGGCGTTGCGCTGCTTGGGGCGGCGGTTTTTGATGATGTGCTGGTGGTGCTGGTACTCTCCTTTTATCTGGCAATGGTGGGTGGCGGTAGCGGTGGTGGTGCGCTTGAAATTATAGCGGTAATCCTGAAAATGGCGGCTTTCTTCCTTGTCACTGCGCTGCTCGGCTTAAAGGTTTTACCGTGGGCGCTGTCGCGGGTTAAAAAACTGCCAATCAGCGAAAATATAACTGCCACAATGGTAGTGCTTGTGTTGCTAACGGCGTGGGCTGCCGAATATTTGGGAGGCGTAGCGCTAATAGTGGGGGCGTTTATGGTGGGAGTATTGGCGGCGCGTACCCGTTTCCGGCACGAACTGGAAGAAAAATTCCGCACAATAATTTACGCGCTGCTTGTTCCGGTATTCTTCGTCAGTATCGGGTTGCTGGTAAATCTGGGCAGTATAAACGGCGAGGCATGGTTCTTTGCCGGGTTGGTGTGTGTGGCTGCTATTGTCAGCAAAATAATCGGTTGTGGACTGGGAGCGCGTCTTACCGGCTTTAACAATCTTTCTAGCTTGCGGTTGGGTGTGGGCATGGTATCACGCGGGGAGGTCGGGCTGATAGTGGCTTCGGTTGGTATTTCTGAAGGAATCCTGAATCAACAAGTGTATGCGGCGACGGTTTTGATGGTGCTGGTCACTACGCTTTTCACGCCCTTTGCTTTGAAACTGGCATTTCGAGGTGAGAAAAGAACCGATGCGGGCATAAAAGCGGCGGAACAGGTCGAAGTTAGCGGCGCGAACTAG
- a CDS encoding bifunctional glycosyltransferase/class I SAM-dependent methyltransferase, with product MAKKSSTPLRFTTSNGSQLSITDSFFQHNKFPIEQINKRIGILIVAYNAVTTLAKVLDRIPQDVWEVVEEVIILDDASKDATHELAIGYKVLRGREKLTVIKHKENLGYGGNQKAGYRYFIEKGFDIVVLLHGDGQYAPEIMSQLILPLAQSQAEAVFGSRMMNEYGGPFKGGMPIYKYMGNRILTYLENRLIGLNLTEFHSGYRAYSIEALRQIDFTKMTNDFHFDTEIIIKLQHQGFRIIETPIPTYYGDEICYVNGLRYARNVIRSVLRYKLTARSMECYPEYEEYFNHYPLKQDENSSHELIMNLVGKNKYILDIGCGEGYFAKEIAKKDNRVIGVDILSQPKNISAFEHYLKADLNNGLKEVKDTLELRAFDVILLLDILEHLVNPGNLLKDCEDLLKPNGNILISLPNVANITVRLALLFGKFNYSQRGILDKTHLRFYTRGSGCRFIEEMGYKIIDQKVTILPLELFKTPKNSFILRIFTRLLTLITWFLPDLFGYQNIYIVHPNN from the coding sequence ATGGCAAAAAAAAGTTCTACTCCTTTGAGGTTTACAACATCAAATGGTTCCCAATTATCAATAACTGACTCGTTCTTCCAACATAATAAATTCCCGATTGAACAAATTAACAAGCGAATAGGAATCCTTATAGTAGCTTACAATGCGGTTACTACGTTAGCTAAGGTTCTTGATCGGATTCCACAAGACGTATGGGAAGTTGTTGAGGAAGTGATAATTTTAGATGATGCTAGCAAGGATGCTACTCATGAATTAGCAATTGGCTACAAAGTGTTGAGAGGCAGAGAAAAGCTAACAGTCATAAAACATAAAGAGAATTTAGGATATGGCGGTAACCAAAAAGCAGGATACCGTTATTTTATTGAAAAAGGCTTTGATATTGTTGTGCTTCTTCACGGAGACGGTCAGTATGCGCCAGAGATTATGTCGCAACTGATTCTACCCTTAGCTCAATCTCAGGCAGAAGCGGTATTTGGTTCTCGCATGATGAATGAGTACGGTGGTCCTTTCAAGGGTGGTATGCCTATTTACAAATATATGGGTAATCGCATCCTCACCTATTTAGAAAATCGTTTGATTGGCCTAAACCTAACTGAATTTCATAGCGGTTATCGTGCTTACAGCATTGAAGCTTTGCGCCAAATAGACTTCACCAAGATGACTAATGATTTTCATTTTGACACAGAAATTATTATAAAACTACAGCATCAAGGCTTCCGAATCATAGAGACCCCTATTCCAACCTATTATGGCGATGAAATTTGCTACGTAAATGGGTTACGTTATGCCCGAAATGTTATAAGATCAGTGCTCCGTTACAAGCTTACTGCTAGATCAATGGAATGTTACCCAGAATATGAGGAATATTTTAACCACTACCCACTCAAACAGGATGAGAATTCTAGTCATGAATTGATTATGAATTTGGTTGGTAAAAATAAATATATTCTTGATATTGGTTGTGGTGAAGGATATTTTGCAAAGGAGATTGCAAAAAAAGATAATCGAGTAATTGGTGTGGATATATTGAGCCAACCAAAAAATATTTCTGCTTTTGAACATTATTTAAAAGCTGATTTAAATAATGGGCTGAAAGAGGTTAAGGATACCCTTGAGTTACGTGCCTTTGACGTTATTTTATTATTGGATATCTTAGAACACCTTGTCAATCCCGGTAACTTGCTGAAAGATTGTGAAGATTTACTTAAGCCAAATGGTAATATTCTCATTTCACTTCCCAATGTTGCAAATATTACTGTTCGGTTAGCATTACTGTTCGGTAAATTTAACTACTCTCAAAGAGGAATACTCGATAAAACGCATTTAAGGTTCTATACCCGTGGTTCAGGATGCCGATTTATTGAAGAAATGGGTTATAAAATAATTGATCAGAAGGTAACAATATTGCCTTTAGAATTATTTAAAACCCCCAAAAACAGCTTTATTTTACGCATCTTTACACGACTATTGACCTTAATTACTTGGTTTCTACCGGATTTATTTGGTTATCAAAATATTTATATAGTCCACCCAAATAACTAA